A single region of the Geothrix edaphica genome encodes:
- a CDS encoding TMEM165/GDT1 family protein, producing MNRSLFWTTFATVFLAEVGDKTQLAAMTATVRSGQIWTVFLAASAALVCATAIGVALGGVLFRYIPEAAIKWAAGTAFIAVGLWVLIKG from the coding sequence ATGAACCGCTCCCTCTTCTGGACCACCTTCGCCACCGTCTTCCTCGCGGAGGTGGGCGACAAGACGCAGCTCGCGGCCATGACGGCCACGGTGCGCAGCGGCCAGATCTGGACCGTGTTCCTGGCCGCCTCCGCGGCCCTGGTCTGCGCCACGGCCATCGGCGTGGCCCTGGGCGGCGTGCTGTTCCGCTACATCCCCGAGGCCGCCATCAAGTGGGCCGCGGGGACGGCGTTCATCGCGGTGGGGCTGTGGGTGCTGATCAAGGGATGA
- the uvrA gene encoding excinuclease ABC subunit UvrA: protein MEHIHIKGAREHNLKNFDLSLPRNQLVVITGLSGSGKSSLAFDTLYAEGQRRYVESLSAYARQFLDQMEKPDVDSIEGLSPAISIEQKTTSKNPRSTVATVTEIYDYLRLLFARTGKPTCVACGEAIASQTIQEMADQILAKPEGTKLQILAPVVRGRKGEYKKLLQDLMKRGYIRARLNGQMLDLTEGIPDLDKQKKHTIDVVIDRLKVSPAVQSRLADSLEIACNLAEGSALVDLDGTERLFSSKLACNNAKCAKFGLGLPELEPRSFSFNTPYGACPTCDGLGFKRQFAEELIIPNPALSINEGAIQASGWKSVSEDGWRSQMLDQLARKVKFSLDTPWRKLGADIRRLLLHGTEKEMRFTYENKKNRYDFVHHFEGIVGNLERRYRETTSEEIRAELEESMRVVPCEACAGLRLRPEVLAVYVGGLNIAQVVSQSVRDARKWFADLTLEGKEAVIAEKVLKEIRERLGFLDDVGLGYLTLDRSAATLSGGEGQRIRLATQIGSKLQGVLYVLDEPSIGLHQRDNLQLIRTLQEMRNLGNTVLVVEHDLETILAADHVVDMGPGAGEHGGFVVAQGTPDEIGRTPGSITGDFLSGRDAIPVPRTRRKAKRGHLSVVGAEENNLKKVDADFPIGLFTCVTGVSGSGKSTLVNEILYKALANQLHQGVHIVGRHKAIKGLDAVDKVIDIDQAPIGRTPRSNPATYTGLFTPLRELFAQLPESKARGYAPGRYSFNVKGGRCEKCEGDGVLKIEMHFLPDVYVTCEQCKGKRYNRETLEIHYKGHSISEVLAMTVEEALGLFAPIPVLANKLQTLMDVGLGYIRLGQSATTLSGGEAQRVKLAKELSKRATGRTVYILDEPTTGLHLKDIQKLLEVVNRLVETGNTLIVIEHNLDVIKTADWILDLGPEGGGEGGRIIAVGTPEEVARKKTSVTGRYLAPYLK, encoded by the coding sequence ATGGAACACATTCACATCAAGGGCGCCCGGGAACACAACCTCAAGAACTTCGACCTCAGCCTGCCGCGCAACCAGCTGGTGGTGATCACGGGGCTGTCGGGCTCGGGCAAGTCCAGCCTGGCCTTCGACACGCTCTATGCCGAAGGTCAGCGCCGCTATGTGGAGAGCCTGTCGGCCTATGCCCGGCAGTTCCTCGACCAGATGGAGAAACCCGATGTGGACAGCATCGAGGGTCTCTCCCCGGCCATCTCCATCGAGCAGAAGACCACCAGCAAGAACCCCCGCTCCACCGTGGCCACGGTCACGGAGATCTACGACTACCTGCGCCTGCTCTTCGCCCGGACGGGCAAGCCCACCTGCGTGGCCTGCGGCGAAGCCATCGCCAGCCAGACCATCCAGGAGATGGCCGACCAGATCCTGGCGAAGCCCGAGGGGACGAAGCTGCAGATCCTGGCCCCCGTGGTGCGGGGCCGCAAGGGCGAGTACAAGAAGCTGCTCCAGGACCTCATGAAGCGCGGCTACATCCGGGCGCGGCTCAACGGGCAGATGCTCGACCTCACCGAAGGCATCCCGGACCTCGACAAGCAGAAGAAGCACACCATCGACGTGGTCATCGACCGCCTGAAGGTGAGCCCCGCCGTGCAGTCCAGGCTGGCCGACAGCCTGGAGATCGCCTGCAACCTGGCGGAGGGCAGCGCCCTCGTGGATCTCGATGGGACGGAGCGGCTCTTCTCCAGCAAGCTGGCCTGCAACAACGCGAAGTGCGCCAAGTTCGGGCTGGGCCTGCCGGAGCTGGAGCCTCGGTCCTTCTCCTTCAACACGCCCTACGGCGCCTGCCCCACCTGCGACGGCCTGGGCTTCAAGCGGCAGTTTGCCGAGGAGCTGATCATCCCCAACCCGGCCCTCTCCATCAACGAGGGCGCCATCCAGGCCAGCGGCTGGAAGAGCGTGTCCGAGGACGGCTGGCGCTCGCAGATGCTGGACCAGCTGGCCCGCAAGGTGAAGTTCAGCCTGGACACGCCCTGGAGGAAGCTCGGGGCCGACATCCGGCGGCTCCTGCTGCACGGCACCGAGAAGGAGATGCGGTTCACCTACGAGAACAAGAAGAACCGCTACGACTTCGTCCACCACTTCGAGGGCATTGTCGGCAACCTCGAGCGCCGCTACCGCGAGACCACCAGCGAGGAGATCCGCGCGGAGCTGGAGGAATCCATGCGGGTCGTCCCCTGCGAGGCCTGCGCGGGGCTGCGCCTGAGGCCCGAGGTTCTGGCGGTGTATGTGGGCGGGCTGAACATCGCCCAGGTGGTCTCCCAGAGCGTGCGCGACGCCCGGAAGTGGTTCGCGGACCTGACGCTGGAAGGCAAGGAGGCCGTCATCGCCGAGAAGGTGCTGAAGGAGATCCGCGAGCGCCTGGGGTTCCTCGACGATGTGGGTCTCGGCTACCTGACGCTGGACCGCAGCGCGGCCACGCTGTCCGGCGGCGAGGGCCAGCGCATCCGCCTCGCCACGCAGATCGGCAGCAAGCTCCAGGGCGTGCTCTATGTGCTGGATGAGCCCAGCATCGGCCTGCATCAGCGGGACAACCTGCAGCTGATCCGCACCCTCCAGGAGATGCGCAACCTGGGCAACACGGTGCTGGTGGTGGAGCATGACCTGGAGACCATCCTCGCCGCCGATCATGTGGTGGACATGGGCCCCGGCGCCGGCGAGCACGGCGGCTTCGTGGTGGCCCAGGGCACGCCCGACGAGATCGGCCGCACCCCCGGCTCCATCACCGGCGACTTCCTCTCGGGCCGCGATGCCATCCCCGTGCCCCGCACCCGGCGCAAGGCCAAGCGCGGCCACCTGTCCGTGGTGGGCGCCGAGGAGAACAACCTCAAGAAGGTCGACGCGGACTTCCCCATCGGCCTCTTCACCTGCGTCACCGGGGTTTCGGGTTCGGGCAAGAGCACCCTGGTGAACGAGATCCTCTACAAGGCCCTGGCCAACCAGCTGCACCAGGGCGTCCACATCGTGGGCAGGCACAAGGCCATCAAGGGCCTCGACGCCGTGGACAAGGTCATCGACATCGACCAGGCGCCCATCGGCCGAACCCCCCGCAGCAATCCCGCCACCTACACGGGGCTCTTCACGCCGCTCCGCGAGCTCTTCGCCCAGCTGCCGGAGAGCAAGGCCCGGGGCTATGCGCCGGGCCGCTACAGCTTCAACGTGAAGGGCGGGCGCTGCGAGAAGTGCGAGGGCGACGGCGTCCTCAAGATCGAGATGCACTTCCTCCCGGACGTCTACGTCACCTGCGAGCAGTGCAAGGGCAAGCGCTACAACCGCGAGACCCTCGAGATCCACTACAAGGGCCACAGCATCTCCGAGGTGCTGGCCATGACCGTGGAGGAGGCGCTGGGGCTGTTCGCGCCCATTCCCGTGCTGGCCAACAAGCTGCAGACCCTCATGGACGTGGGGCTGGGTTACATCCGTCTGGGGCAGAGCGCCACGACGCTGTCGGGCGGCGAGGCCCAGCGCGTGAAGCTGGCCAAGGAGCTGAGCAAGCGCGCCACGGGTCGCACGGTCTACATCCTGGACGAGCCCACCACGGGCCTGCACCTCAAGGACATCCAGAAGCTGCTGGAGGTCGTCAACCGCCTCGTGGAGACGGGCAACACCCTCATCGTCATCGAGCACAACCTCGACGTCATCAAGACCGCCGACTGGATCCTGGACCTGGGCCCCGAAGGCGGCGGCGAAGGCGGCCGCATCATCGCTGTGGGCACGCCCGAAGAGGTGGCCAGGAAGAAGACCAGCGTGACGGGAAGGTACCTCGCGCCATACCTGAAGTAG
- a CDS encoding CHAD domain-containing protein: MHPAELAILLHRALEVRLAALQALLATEGWAEAEEPLHQVRVSARRLGAVLDLVDAEAYPGHKGQRRALKRLVDVLGLPRELDVHATRLDQHRRAAPNPGQGAVLEHLLERVDRARAKARRAMHNELGELRLPDLAKLLEVPSLPAPFQHASLQEAAWACLEPRAAAALGDLATLAAQEDAPALHKARVRIKKLRYAVEALEGAFAAAPEAVLRDLKILQTALGEHHDLASLEALLWEEEGQLRARGRDLLAGGVLELLGGVAEARRTAFERFTAAAAGQDSASFARAVRPALGLPPPEASPR; this comes from the coding sequence ATGCATCCGGCCGAACTGGCGATCCTGCTCCACCGCGCCTTGGAGGTGCGGCTGGCGGCGCTTCAGGCGCTGCTGGCCACGGAGGGCTGGGCCGAGGCTGAGGAGCCGCTGCACCAGGTGCGCGTCTCGGCCCGGCGCCTTGGCGCCGTGCTGGATCTCGTGGACGCCGAGGCCTATCCCGGCCACAAGGGGCAGCGGCGGGCCCTGAAGCGGCTCGTGGACGTCCTCGGCCTGCCGCGGGAGCTCGATGTCCATGCCACCCGCCTGGACCAGCACCGCCGGGCGGCCCCCAACCCCGGCCAGGGTGCCGTACTGGAACACCTGCTGGAGCGCGTGGACCGGGCCCGGGCCAAGGCCCGGCGCGCCATGCACAATGAGCTGGGCGAGTTGCGCCTGCCCGACCTGGCCAAGCTCCTGGAGGTGCCCAGCCTGCCGGCGCCCTTCCAGCACGCCTCGCTCCAGGAGGCTGCCTGGGCCTGCCTCGAGCCCCGCGCCGCGGCCGCCCTGGGGGACCTGGCGACCCTCGCCGCCCAGGAGGATGCACCGGCCCTCCACAAGGCCCGGGTCCGCATCAAGAAGCTGCGCTACGCCGTGGAGGCCCTGGAGGGAGCCTTCGCGGCGGCGCCGGAGGCGGTCCTCAGGGACCTGAAGATCCTCCAGACCGCTCTGGGGGAGCACCACGACCTGGCGAGCCTGGAGGCCCTGCTATGGGAGGAGGAGGGCCAGCTCCGCGCCCGGGGGCGCGACCTCCTGGCCGGCGGCGTGCTGGAGCTGCTGGGCGGCGTGGCCGAGGCCCGGCGGACGGCCTTCGAGCGCTTCACGGCCGCCGCGGCGGGCCAGGACTCGGCCAGCTTCGCCCGGGCGGTGCGCCCCGCCCTGGGGCTCCCCCCGCCGGAGGCCTCCCCGCGATGA
- a CDS encoding sensor histidine kinase — translation MSFWRVRIRPLAWLRSVHAKLFLLLGLVTSVLTVAVAYSITRNSRRELENYSRQLTIDTAGTVETDVVERDPAFKDADKLDQLLESIAGPDRSIFQIDVFKRVGKSNEVELVRSSGDEAAVEWGPEIGSYLTLTKPQAELVDLNTGGRAWKVYQPIRTHRPGQAPLGLIRVYCDLERWEVVWDNNLKRTLRTLPGVLLGEFILLWLILRVLISDPIEATVLAMEQLERGEAGARVPIKRSDELGLIAAQFNGMAVQLQRAGEEREALIHEIRGLNANLQDRIDAALAELQAKNAELAAMAERNALLREELGAQERLAVAGQLAATFAHEVGTPLNLVNGHLQLMEGQKDLPERVRERLGVIQAQIQRVGGIVRRMLDLTRRPQLHQEAQSFADLLEDLRQLWAPTLTSHGVTVEAEVPAGCRLYVDRKQMEQLFLNLMKNAVDAMPGGGTVRLSAKPAEESSPSGPWWEVRFQDSGQGIPADLIGQVFRPMFTTKPEGMGTGLGLSICREIVRSHGGEIRIDSTEGRGTCVAFTLPGAVPA, via the coding sequence ATGAGCTTCTGGCGTGTGCGGATCCGCCCCCTGGCCTGGCTGCGCAGCGTGCACGCCAAGCTGTTCCTGCTGCTGGGCCTCGTCACCAGCGTGCTCACCGTGGCCGTGGCCTACTCCATCACCCGCAACAGCCGCCGGGAGCTGGAGAACTACTCCCGCCAGCTCACCATCGACACCGCCGGGACGGTGGAGACCGACGTGGTGGAGCGGGATCCCGCCTTCAAGGACGCCGACAAGCTCGACCAGCTGCTGGAGAGCATCGCCGGCCCCGACCGCAGCATCTTCCAGATCGACGTCTTCAAGCGCGTGGGGAAGAGCAACGAGGTGGAGCTGGTGCGCTCCTCCGGGGACGAAGCGGCCGTGGAGTGGGGTCCCGAGATCGGCTCGTACCTGACCCTGACGAAACCCCAGGCCGAGCTGGTGGACCTGAACACCGGGGGGCGGGCCTGGAAGGTCTACCAGCCCATCCGCACCCACCGGCCGGGCCAGGCACCCCTGGGCCTCATCCGGGTCTACTGCGACCTGGAGCGGTGGGAGGTGGTCTGGGACAACAACCTGAAGCGCACCCTGCGCACCCTGCCCGGCGTCCTCCTCGGCGAGTTCATCCTGCTCTGGCTCATCCTGCGCGTGCTCATCAGCGATCCCATCGAGGCCACGGTGCTGGCCATGGAACAGCTGGAGCGGGGCGAGGCCGGGGCCCGGGTCCCCATCAAGCGCAGCGACGAGCTGGGCCTCATCGCCGCGCAGTTCAACGGCATGGCCGTGCAGCTCCAGCGGGCCGGCGAGGAGCGCGAGGCCCTCATCCACGAGATCCGCGGCCTCAACGCCAACCTCCAGGACCGCATCGATGCCGCCCTGGCGGAACTGCAGGCCAAGAACGCGGAGCTGGCGGCCATGGCCGAGCGCAACGCCCTGCTCCGCGAGGAACTGGGCGCCCAGGAACGGCTGGCGGTGGCGGGGCAGCTTGCAGCCACCTTCGCCCACGAGGTGGGCACGCCCCTCAACCTGGTGAACGGCCACCTCCAGCTCATGGAGGGTCAGAAGGACCTGCCCGAGCGCGTGCGCGAGCGCCTGGGCGTCATCCAGGCCCAGATCCAGCGGGTGGGGGGCATCGTGCGCCGCATGCTCGACCTCACCCGCCGACCTCAGCTGCATCAGGAGGCCCAGTCCTTTGCGGATCTGCTCGAGGACCTCCGCCAGCTGTGGGCCCCCACCCTGACCTCGCATGGCGTCACCGTGGAGGCGGAGGTGCCCGCCGGGTGCCGGCTCTACGTGGACCGCAAGCAGATGGAGCAGCTCTTCCTGAACCTCATGAAGAACGCCGTGGACGCCATGCCCGGCGGCGGCACCGTGCGGCTCTCCGCAAAACCGGCCGAGGAGAGCTCGCCCAGCGGCCCCTGGTGGGAGGTCCGCTTCCAGGATTCGGGCCAGGGCATCCCCGCCGATCTCATCGGCCAGGTCTTCCGCCCCATGTTCACCACCAAGCCCGAGGGCATGGGCACGGGCCTGGGCCTCAGCATCTGC